In Candidatus Desulfatibia profunda, the genomic window TTAAGTATAATTCACTTTATTAATAAGTTAAAAGTGCCTTAAGTGAACTAAAGTGCCTTAAGTTATGGAGTCGCTTTGCTCCGCTAATTTTATATAATTGACAGAATTCCTTAACTTTAGCGCACTTTAGCGCACTTCAAACTTTAGGCACTTTTAAGAGCCTTTGGCAAAGCCGGTTAACTCTGACCTGACCTAGAGGGCCAGGCTTTTCAGGACAAAGTAATTTTTTGTGTGAGCTGTGAAACATATTAAGGAAATTGTATTAATCATCGGAGGATGCCGGAGCGGCAAAAGCCGCCATGCCCTTGAACTGGCAACACGGGTTGCCGGGCAGGAACGCATCTTTATCGCCACCTGCCTCCCCCGCGACAACGAAATGCAGGAGCGCGTCCGGCGCCACCAAAAGGAGCGGGATCAGCGCTGGAAAACAATCGAGGCACCGTTCCGTCTGCCGGAAGCCATCAATGATCACAGTTGCAAAGCAAATGTGATCGTTGTCGACTGTTTAACCCTCTGGCTCAGCAATCTTCTTTTGGAAAATGATGATACCCTCGGAATCCAAGGACGGATTCATGAATTGACGCAATCGCTCGAAATGGCCCAATGCTCGATTTTTTTGGTATCAAACGAGGTCGGAGCCGGCATTGTTCCGGAAAACCGCCTGGCCAGGCTGTTCAGGGATACGGCCGGATTTGCCAATCAGCAGGTAGCGGCCGGCGCAGACAGGGTCGTCTGGATGGTGGCCGGAATTCCGGTACCGATCAAAGGTCTCCCAGGATGATGCCAATAAACCTTTGGGCCCAGAGAACCCGGCCTTGGTTTACCCCTAAAAGGGGCTGTT contains:
- the cobU gene encoding bifunctional adenosylcobinamide kinase/adenosylcobinamide-phosphate guanylyltransferase; its protein translation is MKEIVLIIGGCRSGKSRHALELATRVAGQERIFIATCLPRDNEMQERVRRHQKERDQRWKTIEAPFRLPEAINDHSCKANVIVVDCLTLWLSNLLLENDDTLGIQGRIHELTQSLEMAQCSIFLVSNEVGAGIVPENRLARLFRDTAGFANQQVAAGADRVVWMVAGIPVPIKGLPG